In Hamadaea flava, a genomic segment contains:
- a CDS encoding carbohydrate ABC transporter permease: protein MKRTWGLQLACLAVTAFFGVPLYLIALAAFASRESLDRFPLSLLPTDVSAETITTFLGSTGVVGGYLNSLMVGLSTVVLALLVGVPAGYALARYAFRGRDPYQLFLLLTRALPIVVLSVPLARIFLQTGLYDTTYAVTLLHTALALPTTVLITSAVFVGVPREHEEAAQVFGASPVRAFARVVLPQALPGIAAVAMFTFVLSWNEVLGATILTLNQRTLPAHVLTTLSDSPLAYRFAGGLALVGPAIVFVAVMRRYLLNMWGTTLR from the coding sequence GTGAAGCGTACGTGGGGTCTTCAGCTCGCCTGTCTCGCCGTGACCGCGTTCTTCGGCGTACCGCTGTATCTGATCGCACTGGCCGCCTTCGCCAGCCGCGAATCGCTCGACCGGTTCCCGTTGTCGCTGCTGCCGACCGATGTCTCGGCCGAGACCATCACGACGTTCCTCGGCTCGACCGGCGTCGTCGGCGGCTACCTGAACTCCCTCATGGTCGGGCTGAGCACGGTCGTGCTCGCGCTGCTGGTCGGCGTCCCCGCCGGGTACGCCCTGGCCCGCTACGCCTTCCGCGGCCGCGACCCGTATCAGCTGTTCCTGCTGCTGACCCGGGCGTTGCCGATCGTCGTCCTGTCGGTGCCGCTGGCCCGGATCTTCCTCCAGACCGGCCTCTACGACACGACGTACGCCGTGACGCTGCTGCACACCGCGCTGGCGCTGCCGACGACCGTGCTCATCACCTCGGCTGTCTTCGTCGGGGTGCCCCGGGAGCACGAGGAGGCGGCCCAGGTCTTCGGGGCGTCGCCGGTGCGGGCCTTCGCCCGCGTGGTGCTGCCGCAGGCGCTGCCCGGCATCGCGGCGGTCGCCATGTTCACCTTCGTCCTGTCCTGGAACGAGGTCCTGGGCGCGACGATCCTCACCCTCAATCAACGGACACTGCCCGCGCACGTGCTGACCACGCTGTCCGACTCGCCGTTGGCGTACCGCTTCGCCGGTGGCCTGGCGCTCGTCGGACCGGCGATCGTGTTCGTCGCCGTGATGCGCCGCTACCTGCTCAACATGTGGGGGACCACGCTGCGATGA
- a CDS encoding ABC transporter ATP-binding protein, with the protein MKITISDLVKTYPGQARRATDDVSLEVADGEFLVLVGPSGCGKTTLLRMVAGLETPDTGTIHIGDKDVTGLAARHRGISMVFQSYAIFPHMKVRENIGFGLAMRKVDAAEIRRRVDQAAELLQLTEVLDRFPAQLSGGQRQRVAVARAVVVDSGVLLMDEPLSNLDALLRLQFRAELKKIVREIGTTTLYVTHDQAEAMSLGDRVAVMRDGRIAQLGPPLEVYDTPSDQFVGGFLGSPPMNFLPGSALVAVLGADSAPGLDNVLVGVRAEKVAVDAERTADAVPATVEVVEPTGASMLLTVLLDGHRLKVSTPPTFTAAPEQQIWLRFDPASLRFYDPETGLALLKS; encoded by the coding sequence ATGAAGATCACGATCAGCGATCTCGTGAAGACCTATCCGGGCCAGGCCCGGCGGGCCACCGACGACGTCTCGCTGGAGGTCGCCGACGGCGAGTTCCTCGTGCTCGTGGGGCCGAGCGGCTGTGGCAAGACCACCCTGCTGCGGATGGTCGCCGGACTGGAGACGCCCGACACGGGCACCATCCACATCGGAGACAAGGACGTCACCGGGCTGGCCGCGCGCCACCGGGGGATCTCCATGGTCTTCCAGTCGTACGCGATCTTCCCGCACATGAAGGTCCGCGAGAACATCGGCTTCGGCCTGGCCATGCGCAAGGTGGACGCGGCCGAGATCCGCCGCCGGGTCGACCAGGCCGCGGAGCTGTTGCAGCTGACCGAGGTGCTCGACCGGTTTCCGGCCCAGCTGTCCGGCGGGCAGCGGCAGCGGGTCGCCGTGGCCCGCGCGGTCGTGGTGGACTCGGGCGTCCTGCTCATGGACGAGCCGCTGTCCAATCTAGATGCGCTGCTGCGCCTCCAGTTCCGGGCCGAACTCAAGAAGATCGTCCGGGAGATCGGCACCACCACCCTCTACGTCACCCACGACCAGGCCGAGGCCATGTCGCTCGGCGACCGGGTGGCGGTCATGCGCGACGGCCGCATCGCCCAGCTCGGCCCGCCGCTGGAGGTCTACGACACCCCGTCCGATCAGTTCGTCGGCGGCTTCCTCGGCTCGCCGCCGATGAACTTCCTGCCCGGCTCCGCCCTTGTCGCAGTCCTCGGCGCCGACTCCGCGCCCGGCTTGGACAATGTGCTCGTCGGCGTACGCGCGGAGAAGGTCGCGGTCGACGCCGAGCGCACCGCCGACGCCGTCCCGGCGACGGTCGAGGTCGTCGAACCGACCGGGGCCTCGATGCTGCTCACCGTGCTGCTGGACGGGCACCGGCTCAAGGTGTCCACGCCGCCGACCTTCACGGCCGCCCCCGAGCAGCAGATCTGGCTTCGCTTCGACCCGGCGTCGCTGCGCTTCTACGACCCGGAGACCGGCCTGGCTCTGCTGAAGTCCTGA
- a CDS encoding DUF6131 family protein, which produces MLVAGVVLLLLGWLLHVGILQTLGIILLVVGAVLYLLGAIGRPVAGRRHYW; this is translated from the coding sequence ATGCTTGTCGCTGGTGTGGTGCTACTTCTCCTGGGATGGCTGCTGCACGTCGGAATTCTGCAGACGCTCGGCATCATCCTGCTGGTGGTGGGGGCCGTCCTCTACCTGCTCGGCGCGATCGGCCGCCCCGTGGCCGGCCGTCGGCACTATTGGTAG
- a CDS encoding helix-turn-helix transcriptional regulator: MNQARDEQRRQALGEFIRSRRERTTPEMVGLPDGLRRRTPGLRREEVAMLSGIGVTWYTWLEQGRSINVSTQVLGAVARVLRMDDAERQHLFALAELTEPHPAAREPKVGRAVELMLHQVDPYPAVVVGPGWEILASNHSYLAMFGDYRSLPDEYQNSLLLFFANPRMRSIIGGWAETAPRLVAKMRVAMAADVGDPGWQRLVKLVEAHSPEFAEIWRRQEVASLDGVLKTLRHDEAGTIHAEVVHSYLGDQRKVRFSVYTPIDDADRQAMVRLATVTPEEIVLPRAKELALV, from the coding sequence GTGAACCAGGCTAGGGATGAACAGCGCAGACAAGCACTCGGAGAGTTCATTCGATCCCGGCGTGAGCGCACCACCCCGGAAATGGTGGGCCTACCGGACGGACTGCGGCGGCGTACGCCCGGCCTGCGCCGCGAAGAGGTCGCGATGCTGTCCGGCATCGGTGTGACCTGGTACACCTGGCTGGAGCAGGGCCGTTCGATCAACGTGTCGACGCAGGTGCTCGGCGCGGTGGCCCGGGTGCTGCGGATGGACGACGCCGAGCGGCAGCATCTGTTCGCCCTCGCCGAGCTGACCGAGCCGCACCCCGCTGCGCGGGAGCCGAAGGTCGGCCGGGCGGTGGAGCTGATGCTTCACCAGGTCGACCCTTATCCCGCCGTGGTCGTCGGTCCCGGCTGGGAGATCCTCGCGTCGAACCATTCCTACCTGGCGATGTTCGGCGATTATCGGAGCCTGCCGGACGAGTACCAGAACTCGCTGCTGCTCTTCTTCGCCAATCCGCGGATGCGCTCGATCATCGGCGGCTGGGCGGAGACCGCCCCGCGCCTGGTCGCGAAGATGCGCGTGGCGATGGCGGCCGACGTCGGCGACCCGGGGTGGCAGCGGCTGGTGAAGCTGGTGGAGGCGCATTCGCCGGAGTTCGCGGAGATCTGGCGGCGGCAGGAGGTCGCCAGCCTCGACGGCGTCCTCAAGACGTTGCGGCACGACGAGGCCGGCACGATCCACGCCGAGGTCGTCCACTCCTACCTGGGCGACCAGCGGAAGGTTCGGTTCAGCGTCTACACCCCGATCGACGACGCGGACCGGCAGGCCATGGTGCGGCTGGCGACGGTGACGCCCGAGGAGATCGTGCTGCCGAGGGCCAAAGAACTCGCCCTCGTGTAG
- a CDS encoding MFS transporter — translation MTTATLPAATATTRPAAPWRALPILLLGAFLPILDAFIVNVALPTIGRTLNAGPAALELTVSGYGVAYACTLVAGGRLGDRFGRKRMLLIGMSAFTVASAACGLAPTAGALIAFRILQGLGAALLFPQVLASIQAGFEGADRQKALGLFGSMAGLAGAVGQILGGALLAWDVAGLSWRPLFLINVPVGIAAVVLGRRFVPETRAPRAARVDLWGALLLAATIALLLLPITLGRTEEWPLWTWLSLAAVVPAAVTFFWTQGRQERRGGNPLLPPSLLSLRLARRALLAILLFATLIGGFLFTVAVTLQMGHAFGPMAAGLAMGPCAITFLWISLRVGRWVSRYGVRVLIAGALIFGLGIVAFAAVVQYADHLSVVVAAIPLVVVGVGWAMVLSPAIGFVLSGLPADRAGLAGGVLSTAMQMGLALGASLLGSVLFATSSLVALGCCLVLAVSTAIAYARLSPRPAGS, via the coding sequence ATGACCACTGCGACGCTTCCCGCCGCCACCGCCACCACCCGGCCGGCGGCTCCGTGGCGGGCGCTGCCGATCCTGTTGCTCGGCGCTTTCCTGCCCATCCTCGACGCCTTCATCGTCAACGTCGCCCTCCCGACCATCGGCCGTACGCTCAACGCCGGTCCGGCAGCGCTGGAGCTGACCGTGTCCGGCTACGGCGTCGCGTACGCCTGCACGCTGGTGGCCGGCGGCCGCCTCGGCGACCGCTTCGGCCGCAAGCGAATGCTGCTCATCGGCATGTCCGCGTTCACCGTCGCCTCGGCCGCCTGCGGGCTGGCCCCGACCGCCGGCGCGCTCATCGCCTTCCGCATCCTGCAAGGGCTGGGCGCCGCCCTGCTGTTCCCACAGGTGCTGGCCTCGATCCAGGCCGGTTTCGAGGGCGCCGACCGGCAGAAGGCGCTCGGCCTGTTCGGCTCGATGGCCGGGCTCGCCGGCGCGGTCGGCCAGATCCTCGGCGGCGCGCTGCTCGCCTGGGACGTCGCCGGGCTCTCCTGGCGGCCGCTGTTCCTGATCAACGTGCCCGTCGGCATCGCCGCCGTCGTGCTCGGCCGGCGGTTCGTCCCCGAGACCCGGGCTCCCCGGGCGGCGCGGGTCGACCTGTGGGGCGCGCTGCTGCTGGCCGCCACCATCGCACTTCTCCTGCTCCCGATCACCCTTGGGCGTACCGAGGAATGGCCATTGTGGACGTGGCTGAGCCTGGCCGCGGTCGTGCCCGCCGCGGTGACCTTCTTCTGGACCCAGGGCCGGCAGGAGCGGCGCGGCGGAAACCCGCTGTTACCGCCGAGCCTGCTGAGCCTGCGCCTGGCCCGGCGCGCGCTGCTGGCGATCCTGCTGTTCGCCACGCTCATCGGCGGATTCCTGTTCACCGTCGCGGTCACCCTGCAGATGGGGCATGCGTTCGGGCCGATGGCCGCCGGGCTGGCCATGGGACCGTGCGCGATCACGTTCCTCTGGATCTCGCTGCGGGTCGGCCGCTGGGTCAGCCGGTACGGCGTGCGCGTCCTGATCGCCGGCGCGCTCATCTTCGGACTCGGGATCGTGGCGTTCGCCGCCGTCGTGCAGTACGCCGATCACCTGAGCGTCGTCGTGGCGGCCATCCCACTGGTGGTGGTCGGCGTCGGCTGGGCGATGGTGCTGTCCCCCGCCATCGGGTTCGTCCTGTCGGGGCTGCCCGCCGACCGGGCCGGACTGGCCGGTGGCGTGCTCTCGACGGCGATGCAGATGGGGCTGGCGCTCGGCGCCTCGCTCCTCGGCTCGGTTCTCTTCGCCACCAGTTCGCTGGTGGCCCTCGGCTGCTGCCTGGTCCTGGCGGTGTCGACCGCGATCGCGTACGCCCGGCTTTCGCCACGCCCGGCCGGGTCATGA
- a CDS encoding PIG-L deacetylase family protein: MSFPPSAPPIEDVKKVLCVFAHPDDVDFGSAATVARWVDEGIQVAYVLVTRGDAGGFDNTPRDEMPGLREAEQRAAAKAIGVSQVEFLEGYFDGKITPSLELRRELVAAIRRHRPDRILTSSPLRRWERISGPSHPDHLAVGEALTCAVYPDARNEFALPELLAAGLEPWVVREIWYSGGPSPDHAVDATDYFDRKLAALRAHASQTRHMEDLEGMLRGWMGSTAQAAGLGEGRLAEAYTIIRTE, from the coding sequence ATGAGCTTTCCACCGTCCGCACCGCCGATCGAGGACGTCAAGAAGGTCCTCTGCGTGTTCGCCCACCCCGACGACGTCGACTTCGGCAGCGCCGCCACCGTGGCCCGCTGGGTCGACGAGGGCATCCAGGTGGCGTACGTGCTGGTGACCCGGGGCGACGCCGGCGGCTTCGACAACACCCCGCGGGACGAGATGCCCGGCCTCCGCGAGGCCGAACAGCGAGCCGCGGCGAAGGCGATCGGCGTCAGCCAGGTCGAGTTCCTGGAGGGCTACTTCGACGGCAAGATCACGCCGTCCCTGGAGCTGCGGCGCGAACTCGTCGCCGCGATCCGCCGTCACCGCCCGGACCGCATCCTCACCAGCTCGCCGCTGCGCCGGTGGGAACGGATCTCCGGGCCGAGCCACCCCGACCACCTGGCCGTCGGGGAAGCCCTGACGTGCGCGGTCTACCCGGACGCCCGCAACGAGTTCGCGCTGCCCGAACTGCTGGCGGCCGGGTTGGAGCCGTGGGTCGTCCGGGAGATCTGGTACTCCGGCGGCCCGTCGCCGGACCACGCCGTCGACGCCACCGACTACTTCGACCGCAAGCTCGCCGCGCTACGAGCACACGCCTCGCAGACCCGGCACATGGAAGACCTCGAAGGCATGCTGCGCGGCTGGATGGGATCCACCGCTCAAGCCGCCGGCCTCGGCGAGGGCCGCCTTGCCGAGGCGTACACCATCATCCGCACCGAGTGA
- a CDS encoding ATP-binding protein, whose protein sequence is MRFLRDGASQSMIGRDHELRQLTRLVASGRPQVAIVGGEPGIGKTRLIQEFLPTLPEGNVVLVGHAEPGSLARPYELLLDAIDGAGRLTSRGVLGVDAEVASLVDPGRSPVERLHAGLDIVSRLVGDAPSVLVFEDLHWADSESAALFERLADRPGAHLLIGTYRPGEVTSRHPVSALLERMERRHAVTHLRLERLTTAETAAMLAIAGGRPVSYRTAVTLHNRTGGNPFFLEELLRAYEGQDLEAVCEQPLPWSLAEVLRRQATGLDPAGQRILEAAALLGHRIPFDLLAAVTKAGEDELIDVLRELVQRGVLVESGDDEFTFRHALLREAITGQMLSRQRRRLHEAALEALLAADEVDPALVAHHAEAAGRYDDMVAAARRGAALYLSIGSAYQALQLSEMGLEEEGDDLELLSAAARAAWLAGLLDDAAEYARKWRDLATTSTDRADALYLLIRLAWESDDTTGMESWTTEIEQLIATLPPGADQARAMTAVAQSAMLRDRVDEALLWSDRALALAAEFDLPAVRLAALVEKGSTLAEQPATAEEGRAILAGMIDEAEKLGEWVLAARALYNLVQMPPSESLADQAEVLERMRVDAERAGFESLAVAAYFQGRARIAMREGDLAAAIAALDEGRTRDRGYVLRGRRADYHSVFLAGLSLEAGELRRVTAILAELRSQPGLSPLVLPGLDFHLACRSSDDRAIELLDGVLAALAQLPWRSGEQAHDLITAALYAGLPRERVRHLGEVMLDGQLWDDWRELVTAQLAELAGDDDRALRGYRAVFDSAILPPSVRGTAHTLAARRLLAAGQNAGATKLADKAADLLSRWGGWRVAQLDQVRAQLGLAPAHSRAVANGVVPLTPREREVALLVAEGLTNAELARRLYISPKTAAVHVSSILHKLGVASRTEVAGALTR, encoded by the coding sequence GTGCGTTTCCTGCGCGACGGCGCGAGCCAGAGCATGATCGGCCGAGACCACGAGCTGCGTCAGTTGACGCGGCTCGTCGCGTCCGGGCGTCCGCAGGTCGCCATCGTGGGCGGCGAGCCGGGCATCGGCAAGACCCGGCTGATCCAGGAGTTCCTGCCGACCCTGCCCGAGGGCAACGTCGTGCTGGTCGGCCACGCCGAGCCCGGTTCCCTCGCCCGGCCCTACGAACTGCTGCTCGACGCGATCGACGGCGCTGGCCGGCTGACCTCGCGTGGCGTACTCGGGGTGGACGCGGAGGTCGCCTCGCTGGTCGACCCCGGTCGCAGCCCGGTCGAACGGCTGCACGCCGGGCTGGACATCGTCTCCCGGCTGGTCGGCGACGCGCCGTCCGTCCTCGTCTTCGAGGATCTGCACTGGGCCGACTCCGAGAGCGCCGCTCTGTTCGAGCGCCTCGCCGACCGACCCGGCGCCCATCTGCTCATCGGCACCTACCGCCCCGGCGAGGTGACGAGCCGGCATCCGGTGTCGGCGCTGCTGGAACGGATGGAACGCCGGCACGCCGTGACCCACCTGCGGCTCGAACGGCTCACCACGGCCGAGACCGCGGCCATGCTGGCGATCGCGGGCGGCCGCCCGGTGTCCTATCGGACCGCCGTCACCCTGCACAACCGCACCGGGGGCAACCCCTTCTTCCTGGAAGAACTGCTGCGGGCGTACGAGGGTCAGGACCTGGAGGCCGTCTGCGAGCAGCCACTGCCGTGGAGCCTCGCCGAGGTGCTGCGTCGGCAGGCCACCGGACTCGACCCGGCCGGTCAGCGCATCCTCGAAGCGGCTGCCCTGCTCGGGCACCGCATCCCGTTCGACCTGCTCGCGGCGGTCACCAAGGCCGGTGAAGACGAGCTGATCGACGTCCTGCGCGAGTTGGTCCAGCGCGGCGTGCTGGTCGAATCGGGCGACGACGAGTTCACCTTCCGCCACGCCCTGCTGCGGGAGGCGATCACCGGCCAGATGCTCAGCCGCCAGCGCCGCCGCCTGCACGAGGCCGCCCTGGAGGCATTGCTCGCGGCGGACGAGGTCGACCCGGCACTGGTCGCGCATCACGCCGAGGCGGCCGGACGCTACGACGACATGGTGGCCGCCGCCCGTCGTGGCGCCGCCCTCTACCTGTCCATCGGTTCGGCGTACCAGGCGTTGCAGCTTTCCGAGATGGGGCTGGAGGAGGAAGGCGACGACCTCGAGCTGCTCAGCGCGGCGGCCCGCGCCGCCTGGCTGGCCGGGCTGCTCGACGACGCCGCGGAGTACGCGCGGAAGTGGCGTGATCTGGCCACCACGTCGACCGATCGCGCCGACGCGCTCTACCTGCTGATCCGGCTGGCCTGGGAGTCCGACGACACCACCGGCATGGAGTCCTGGACGACCGAGATCGAGCAGCTGATCGCGACCCTGCCGCCGGGGGCCGACCAGGCGCGGGCGATGACTGCGGTGGCGCAGTCGGCGATGCTGCGCGACCGGGTCGACGAGGCGCTGCTCTGGTCCGATCGCGCGCTCGCGCTGGCGGCCGAGTTCGACCTGCCCGCCGTACGCCTGGCCGCCCTGGTCGAGAAGGGCTCGACGCTCGCGGAGCAGCCCGCGACGGCCGAAGAGGGGCGCGCGATCCTCGCCGGGATGATCGACGAGGCGGAGAAGCTGGGGGAGTGGGTGCTGGCCGCCCGCGCCCTCTACAACCTCGTCCAGATGCCCCCCTCGGAGTCCCTCGCCGACCAGGCCGAAGTGCTGGAACGCATGCGGGTCGACGCCGAGCGGGCCGGGTTCGAGTCGCTCGCCGTGGCGGCGTACTTCCAGGGACGGGCGCGGATCGCGATGCGGGAGGGCGACCTCGCCGCCGCGATCGCCGCCCTCGACGAGGGGCGTACGCGAGACCGCGGCTACGTGTTGCGCGGCCGTCGCGCCGACTACCACTCGGTCTTCCTCGCCGGGTTGAGCCTGGAGGCCGGTGAACTCCGCCGGGTCACGGCGATCCTGGCCGAGCTGCGCTCCCAGCCCGGGCTGTCGCCCCTGGTCCTGCCCGGTCTGGACTTCCACCTCGCCTGCCGCTCCAGCGACGACCGGGCGATCGAGCTGCTCGATGGCGTACTGGCGGCGTTGGCGCAGCTGCCGTGGCGGAGCGGCGAACAAGCCCACGACCTGATCACCGCCGCCCTGTACGCCGGGCTGCCCCGCGAGCGCGTACGCCACCTCGGTGAGGTGATGCTCGACGGGCAGCTCTGGGACGACTGGCGGGAACTCGTGACGGCGCAGCTGGCCGAACTCGCCGGCGACGACGACCGCGCCCTGCGCGGCTACCGGGCGGTGTTCGACTCGGCGATCCTGCCGCCGAGCGTACGCGGAACGGCGCACACGCTTGCCGCCCGGCGGCTGCTCGCCGCCGGTCAGAACGCCGGCGCGACCAAGCTCGCCGACAAGGCGGCCGACCTGCTCAGCCGGTGGGGCGGCTGGCGAGTCGCCCAGCTGGACCAGGTCAGGGCCCAACTCGGGCTGGCTCCGGCGCACAGCCGGGCCGTCGCCAACGGCGTGGTGCCGCTGACGCCCCGGGAACGGGAAGTGGCGCTGCTCGTCGCGGAAGGGCTGACCAACGCCGAGCTGGCCCGGCGGCTCTACATCTCGCCGAAGACCGCGGCCGTGCATGTGTCGAGCATCCTGCACAAGCTCGGGGTCGCCTCGCGGACCGAGGTCGCGGGTGCCCTCACCCGCTGA
- a CDS encoding alpha/beta fold hydrolase — translation MKLHVHEAGDGDKVAVLLHGAMADHGTWQAVEAELIRRGYRVIAPDLRGHGLSPRGDYAPKSYADDLVENLPTGADIAIGHSLGGLALALAVDRLRPARAVYSDPAFVLPFTPPELRTTLATFADQATAHSVRAMNPRWSDADVAAEIAGFGRFDREIGTALADLSGRDFTPESAVVPSLVQAAGAGDLIDDGLARRLRDRGFEVRVVAGAGHCIHREDPAGFFASLTGWV, via the coding sequence GTGAAGCTGCACGTCCACGAAGCAGGCGACGGTGACAAGGTCGCCGTGCTCCTGCACGGTGCGATGGCCGACCACGGGACGTGGCAAGCGGTCGAGGCCGAGCTGATCCGCCGCGGCTACCGGGTGATCGCCCCGGATCTGCGGGGTCACGGGCTCAGTCCGCGCGGTGACTACGCCCCGAAGTCGTACGCGGACGACCTGGTCGAGAACCTGCCGACGGGAGCCGACATCGCGATCGGACACTCCCTCGGCGGGCTCGCCCTGGCGCTGGCCGTCGACCGGTTGCGCCCGGCGCGCGCCGTCTACTCCGACCCCGCCTTCGTCCTGCCGTTCACGCCACCCGAGCTGCGCACTACGCTCGCCACCTTCGCGGATCAGGCCACTGCTCACAGCGTACGAGCAATGAATCCACGATGGAGCGACGCGGACGTCGCGGCCGAGATCGCGGGGTTCGGACGGTTCGACCGGGAGATCGGGACGGCCCTGGCCGACCTGAGCGGGCGCGACTTCACGCCGGAGAGTGCGGTGGTCCCGTCGCTGGTCCAGGCGGCTGGTGCGGGAGATCTGATCGATGACGGGCTCGCGCGGCGGTTGCGGGACCGGGGCTTCGAGGTACGCGTCGTCGCCGGAGCCGGTCATTGCATCCACCGCGAGGATCCGGCGGGGTTCTTCGCCTCGCTGACGGGATGGGTCTAG